Below is a window of Geomonas oryzisoli DNA.
GGGTCACCGCGGAAGTCGGCGCCGATCTTGTCCACTTCGTCCAGCATGAAGACGGGATTGTTGGAGCCGGCGCGGTTGATCTCCTGGATGATGCGGCCGGGGAGGGCGCCGATGTAGGTGCGCCGGTGACCGCGGATCTCCGCCTCGTCCCTCATGCCGCCCAGCGAGATGCGGATGAACTTCCGCCCAAGCGTCCTGGCGATGGATTTGCCCAGGCTGGTCTTGCCGACCCCCGGAGGGCCGACGAAGCAGAGGATCGGTCCCTTCATCTTGTCTTTCAGGGCCCGCACCGCCAGGTACTCGAGGATCCTCTCCTTCACCTTCTTGAGGTCGTAATGGTCCTCGTTGAGGACCGCTTCGGCCTGGTTGATGTCCTTGTTGTCCGGGGTGCTGGTCTGCCACGGGATCGTGGTCAGGTAGTCGAGGTAGGTGCGGGAGACCGTGTACTCGGGGGAAGCGGGATTGATCCGCTCCAGTCGCCTCATCTCCTTCTCGGCGATCTTGCGGACGTCCTCCGGCATGTTGGCGCTTTCGATTTTGCTCCTGAGCTCGTTGGTCTCGCCCTGGCGCGAATCTTCTTCGCCCAACTCCTCCTGGATCTGTTTCATCTGCTCGCGCAGCAGGAATTCCTTCTGGCTCTTGCCGACCTTCTTGGTGACCTCGGCCTGCACCTCACCCTTTATCTGCAGCCGCTGCACCTCGTTGGTCAGGTGCATGTAGACCTTCTTCAGCCGTTCCAGCGGATCGATGGTCTCCAGGAGCTTTTGCAGTTCGTCGATGGGAAGGTTCAGGTAGAGCGCCACCAGGTCCGAGAGCCGCGCGGGGTTGTCGATGAAGTCGATCATCTTCATGACATCGTCGGGAAGGGGACGGCCGTACGAGAGAGCGATTTTGAGAAGGGCGTTGAGGCTGCCGACCAGGGCCTCCGAGACCATGGACTTCTCGGCGAACTCGCGCACCGGCTCGAGGCGCGACAACGCCACCGGGGTCTGCTGCACGATCGCCAGCACCCGGACCCGGATCACCCCCTCGAGGACGACCTTGGCGCCGCCGGCAAGCTTGTTGATCTGGACCACCTTGCACAGCGTCCCGATCTCGTGCAGCGCCGAGTGCAACTCCCCGGTCGGCTCCTGTTTCAGCTTCACCAGGGCCACCAGGTTGTTGAACAGCACCGCCTCCTCGAAGGGGGGCATGTCTTCCTGTTTCAGGAAGATGGTGAAGACCATGTAGGGGAACGCAATGATCTCCCGCAGGGGATACAGCGGGACGATCTCCGGCATGTTGATGGTGATATTCTCTGTCATGGCAGTATTTCCAGATACTTGGGTTGAGGGCGCGAACTGTTAAAGATTACTGGAGAAGCGTCCCCTGTCAACCCGGAGCTGCCTGTTTAGATAGCCTCCCACGCTTCGTACAGTGCGGCGATTTCTGCGCTCAGTTGAGCGTGACGTTCCCCGGCGACACGGGCCGCCTCATGATCGGCGAAGAACTCAGGCGCGGCCATTTCCTCTTCGAGTTTGGCGAGCTCCCCCTCCTTCACTCCGATCTTATCCTCTATTTCCGACAGCTTGCGCTCCCGGGCGCGCTCTTCCTTCTGGCGCTGCTTGTCCAACTCGCGCTGCTGCTGGCGGGACAGGCGCTGATCCGGTTGCTCCTCCGCCGCTGGCGCCGGGTTCTCCTCACCTTTTGCGGGGGTAAGCCGCCCCAGGCCGTCCTGCCCTGGCGCCCCGGCCGCTCCGGCGGTCTTTTCCAGGTAGTACTCGTAGTCGCCGTAGAAGCTTTCCAGCTTGCCGCCGCCGACCTCGACCACGCGGGTGGCCAGACCGTCGATGAAGTGGCGGTCGTGGGAGACGAAGACCACGGTCCCGCCGAAATGCTTGAGCGCCTCGAGAAGCACGTCCTTGCTGAACAGGTCGAGGTGGTTGGTCGGCTCGTCCATCAAAAGGAGGTTGGTGGGGCGCAGCAACAGCTTGGCGAGCGCCAGGCGGTTTCTTTCGCCACCGGAGAGGACGCCGACTTTCTTGTGTATGTCGTCGCCGGAGAAAAGGAAAGCACCGAGTATGTCGCGCAGCTGCGGCACCATGTCGTAGGGCGCATCGGCCAGGAGTTCGTCGTAGACCGAGCGGGATGCGTCCAGCTCCTGGGCCTGGTCCTGGGCGAAGTAGTCCTTGATCACGTTGTGGCCGTCCTTCACCGTGCCGGAGGTGACGTCGGCGTTGGCCAGGACGCGCATCAGTGTCGATTTTCCCGCGCCGTTATGTCCCACCAGCGCGATCCTCTCGCCGCTCTCCACGGTCAGATCGACCTGGTTCAGCACCACGTTGCTGCCGTAGGCCTTGACCACGCCGGTGAGTTCCATCACCGTCTTGCCGCTTTTGGGCGCGGAGGGGAAGCGGAAGTGGATCTTCTTGCGCTCAGGAGGGAGGACGATGCGCTCGATCTTCTCCAGCTGCTTGATGCGCGACTGCACCATGGCGGCCTTGTCGGCCTTGTAGCGGAAGCGGGAGATGAAATCTTCCATCTTCTCAACTTCCTCGTCCTGACGCCGCTTGGCGTCGCGCAGGGCGGAAACCCGCTCCTCGCGCTGCACCAGGTAATTGCTGTAGTTGCAATGGTAGTCGGTGATGGCGTGATTCCAGACCTCGGCGATCCGGGAGCAGACCTGGTCCAGGAAGAAGCGGTCGTGGGATACCAGCATCACGGAGTAGGGGTAGCCCTGCAGGTATCCTTCCAGCCAGTTGCGC
It encodes the following:
- the lon gene encoding endopeptidase La, with translation MTENITINMPEIVPLYPLREIIAFPYMVFTIFLKQEDMPPFEEAVLFNNLVALVKLKQEPTGELHSALHEIGTLCKVVQINKLAGGAKVVLEGVIRVRVLAIVQQTPVALSRLEPVREFAEKSMVSEALVGSLNALLKIALSYGRPLPDDVMKMIDFIDNPARLSDLVALYLNLPIDELQKLLETIDPLERLKKVYMHLTNEVQRLQIKGEVQAEVTKKVGKSQKEFLLREQMKQIQEELGEEDSRQGETNELRSKIESANMPEDVRKIAEKEMRRLERINPASPEYTVSRTYLDYLTTIPWQTSTPDNKDINQAEAVLNEDHYDLKKVKERILEYLAVRALKDKMKGPILCFVGPPGVGKTSLGKSIARTLGRKFIRISLGGMRDEAEIRGHRRTYIGALPGRIIQEINRAGSNNPVFMLDEVDKIGADFRGDPASALLEVLDPEQNFSFTDHYLDVPFDLTNVMFITTANQLDPIPAPLKDRMEVITLSGYTDEEKLNIAKKYLIAREVEENGLADMVPEFTDEAIYRVTHDYTREAGVRNLQRNIASICRKIAKEVAQEKPLRTLVDPATVAELLGPPKFFDEVASEKDRIGVATGLAWTESGGDIIFVEATKMKGKEDLILTGSLGEVMKESARAALSFVKANCTELGIEKKAFDDTTLHIHVPAGSIPKDGPSAGITMATTIVSLFSGRPAKRDVAMTGEMSLTGRVLAIGGLKEKVLAARRAGVKKVLAPAKNKKDLEDIPDNVKEELQFFFVEDIREVFAQALK
- a CDS encoding ABC-F family ATP-binding cassette domain-containing protein; this encodes MLHLKKLSKDFAGKPLFTEINWHLKKGERVGLVGENGAGKSTLMRIIAGEVESSSGEIQITRGGTVGYLPQDGIVAKGQPLFAEVMTALSELQDIEREIAELTARLEHEPHDAPGHDQLLDRFGHLQEEFRLKGGYAMESEVGNVLTGLGFSPADWEKECGEFSGGWQMRIALAKLLLKKPNVLLLDEPTNHLDIEARNWLEGYLQGYPYSVMLVSHDRFFLDQVCSRIAEVWNHAITDYHCNYSNYLVQREERVSALRDAKRRQDEEVEKMEDFISRFRYKADKAAMVQSRIKQLEKIERIVLPPERKKIHFRFPSAPKSGKTVMELTGVVKAYGSNVVLNQVDLTVESGERIALVGHNGAGKSTLMRVLANADVTSGTVKDGHNVIKDYFAQDQAQELDASRSVYDELLADAPYDMVPQLRDILGAFLFSGDDIHKKVGVLSGGERNRLALAKLLLRPTNLLLMDEPTNHLDLFSKDVLLEALKHFGGTVVFVSHDRHFIDGLATRVVEVGGGKLESFYGDYEYYLEKTAGAAGAPGQDGLGRLTPAKGEENPAPAAEEQPDQRLSRQQQRELDKQRQKEERARERKLSEIEDKIGVKEGELAKLEEEMAAPEFFADHEAARVAGERHAQLSAEIAALYEAWEAI